The following DNA comes from Noviherbaspirillum sp. L7-7A.
AAAGGAGTTTCTGACACAAGTGTAAAAAGGGGTGTTGCCAGTGATAGGAAGGTAAGCGATAGAATAAATGAAGGCAAGCCAGTAGAGTCTTTTTTTATGCGAATGGCACGACTTTTAAAAGGCGAGTAGCTCTATGCGCAAGAAAAGGCTTAGTTTCACGCATCTCGAATTGGTGTGTAAATTGGGTGAGCTTAACAGGTTTACATTATCTGTAATACTTGTATAGGAAAAATCCTGGCTACGATACGGCAATTTCTGTTACGTTTTACATCGAGTTTCGGTGCTGCTCAAAAAGATTGAAGGTCATGCATGCGTTTTCTTAAAGCCTTCCCGTCGCCTTCAATATTCTTTGTTCTAATGGCCCTTGTTGCGTTTACGTTCATTAGTGACGTATGGGCACATAGTGGCGGCCTGGACAAAGACGGGTGTCATACTAAACGTAGTACCGGGGACTACCATTGCCATGGTGGTAGAAATGGCTCAATGCTTTCACGCAGCCCTTATGCCGCAGCTAATGAGCAAACATCTTCAGGGAATGGGCTAGCTGCGTTTTCTTCGAGCAGAAGTGTATTTGCTAACTGCGCAGAGGCGCGGGCGGCGGGGGCAGCGCCGGTTCGCCGAGGAGACCCTGGATATGGTCCGCACTTGGACCGTGACAATGACGGTGTTGGGTGCGAATCATACCGTCGGCGATATTAAGTTCCGCGCTGATATTTTTCATTAATGTCTTACTCATGCGATGGAAGTGCAAAGAAGCCGGAATGGAGAAGATTGTTTTCAATTCAGCGATATACCGTCATAGCGAAATATTAAGCCATTTGAGAATGACAAGCTGAGTTCGTTCTAGCGCTTGGATATTTGAAATGAGTTAAGCAAAACAACACGGGTTGGCATCGTATAGCACAATAAGAAATGGCCTATATTACAAAAGGCAACACCTGCTGGCGCGACGATGGCATGTCATTTTTTTAAATTCACATTATTTTTATTATTGATGCGTAATATTCTGTGTTTAATAACGGCGCTACTGCTTAGCGCTAGTTTTATTGCTAATGCCAAAGAAGTCAGCAAAGAAATTACCTTTCAGGCCTGTCCCCAGTTCTTTGTGGCGGAATTATCTCCTCGGGTTCCAGATGTCTCTGCTCTTAAGGGGCGCCCGCTTTGCTATGAAGCGTTTGCGGTACTTCATTCGGGCGTCACAAAAACGCCGTTGTTCGTTGCTGAACGGCTTAACAAGGAGCAATTGGACGACGCAAAAGGAGAAAAACGAACGAATCGATTTTTCGCTGATGCCAGGTTGCCGTTCTCTGAACGTGCGCAGTTAGAGGATTATAAACATAGCGGGTGGTCCCGAGGACACATGGC
Coding sequences within:
- a CDS encoding excalibur calcium-binding domain-containing protein, which encodes MALVAFTFISDVWAHSGGLDKDGCHTKRSTGDYHCHGGRNGSMLSRSPYAAANEQTSSGNGLAAFSSSRSVFANCAEARAAGAAPVRRGDPGYGPHLDRDNDGVGCESYRRRY
- a CDS encoding DNA/RNA non-specific endonuclease — its product is MACHFFKFTLFLLLMRNILCLITALLLSASFIANAKEVSKEITFQACPQFFVAELSPRVPDVSALKGRPLCYEAFAVLHSGVTKTPLFVAERLNKEQLDDAKGEKRTNRFFADARLPFSERAQLEDYKHSGWSRGHMAPAADMATAQAMAQSFSLANIVPQAPVNNQKAWAGIEKATRKYVMRAQGDVYVITGPIFDASSQTIGTGSVRVPKYLYKLVYDATTNRAWAHWIENTDDARADRPISYGELVRRTGIEFLPGARAGE